The following proteins are co-located in the Dromiciops gliroides isolate mDroGli1 chromosome 2, mDroGli1.pri, whole genome shotgun sequence genome:
- the LOC122743469 gene encoding chymase-like codes for MGGTEATSALGILSEKMKLLLLFLLAFLLSHETGADEIIGGKESKPYSHPYMAFLEIKNHGTQYYCGGFLIQRDFVMTAAHCAGRFITVTLGTHNISKTEATSQTFNVKQQFPHPDYNPQIFANDIMLLKLEEKAKLTVAVGTLPLPSISSSTSPGEICQTTGWGKIGVNDPGSDILQEVKLRLMDPINCKVYHFFNEKHQLCVGNPKSIKAAYRGDSGGPLICSGVAQGIVSYGRRDARPPSVFTKIAYYLPWINQILKSN; via the exons ATGGGTGGAACAGAAGCAACATCTGCTCTGGGTATTCTCTCCGAAAAGATGAAGCTCCTCCTCTTGTTCCTGCTGGCCTTTCTCCTATCTCATGAGACTGGAGCTG ATGAGATCATTGGTGGTAAAGAATCAAAGCCATATTCCCACCCTTACATGGCATTTCTGGAAATCAAAAATCATGGTACCCAATACTACTGTGGTGGGTTCCTGATTCAGAGGGACTTTGTGATGACAGCAGCCCATTGTGCAGGAAG GTTCATCACAGTCACCCTTGGAACACATAACATCAGCAAGACAGAGGCCACTTCACAGACCTTTAATGTCAAGCAACAATTTCCTCACCCGGATTACAATCCCCAGATATTTGCCAATGACATCATGCTACTAAAG CTGGAAGAGAAAGCCAAACTGACTGTGGCAGTGGGGACTCTCCCCCTGCCCTCAATATCCAGTTCTACCTCACCTGGGGAAATATGTCAAACAACTGGCTGGGGAAAGATAGGAGTAAATGATCCAGGATCAGACATTTTACAGGAGGTGAAACTGAGACTAATGGATCCCATTAACTGCAAAGTGTatcatttttttaatgagaaacacCAGTTGTGTGTGGGGAACCCCAAGTCAATTAAAGCAGCATACAGG GGAGATTCTGGAGGACCCCTCATTTGTTCTGGTGTAGCGCAAGGAATTGTCTCCTATGGACGAAGAGATGCAAGACCTCCTTCAGTCTTCACTAAAATTGCCTATTACCTACCCTGGATCAATCAAATCCTAAAATCAAATTAG